In Populus alba chromosome 9, ASM523922v2, whole genome shotgun sequence, a genomic segment contains:
- the LOC118059115 gene encoding uncharacterized protein — MARMSVFGFWALILLAGTACLSSTYSSSHDLNFPRTEDSITATTSFKEPKEGCYSQRISSEEIQKDNINMEGYSKIDPTPKSTATIVFQTNRACMALLSYLTFQDQHCWITRSKAGSNHLLRLLNHFITSQKQVLTSDMVVLKYGAISKLRLFSEVLYQVVTIISCP, encoded by the exons ATGGCAAGGATGTCTGTGTTTGGATTCTGGGCTCTGATCCTCCTTGCTGGAACTGCCTGTTTGTCTTCCACTTACTCGTCTTCTCATG ATTTGAATTTCCCCAGAACTGAAGATAGCATAACAGCTACAACATCATTCAAAGAACCAAAG GAGGGATGCTATAGTCAGCGCATTTCTAGTGAAGAGATCCAGAAGGACAACATAAATATGGAGGGCTATAGCAAGATTGATCCAACTCCGAAATCTACTGCCACCATAGTATTCCAGACCAATCGAGCATGCATGGCACTCCTCTCATACCTTACATTCCAGGACCAACACTGCTGGATCACCCGAAGCAAGGCAGGCTCAAATCACCTCCTTCGCCTGCTTAACCATTTTATCACCAGCCAAAAACAAGTCCTTACATCAGACATGGTAGTTTTGAAATACGGAGCTATTTCAAAGTTGAGGTTGTTTTCTGAAGTCTTATATCAGGTAGTCACCATCATAAGCTGTCCTTAG
- the LOC118059116 gene encoding small ribosomal subunit protein uS14z/uS14y/uS14x-like, which produces MGHANVWNSHPKNYGPGSRTCRVCGNPHGIIRKYGLMCCRQCFRSNAKEIGFIKYR; this is translated from the exons ATGGGTCACGCTAATGTCTGGAACTCTCACCCCAAGAACTACGGCCCTGGTTCTCGCACCTG CCGCGTGTGTGGGAATCCCCATGGTATTATCAGGAAGTATGGGCTCATGTGCTGCAGACAATGCTTCCGTAGCAATGCTAAGGAGATCGGATTCATCAAG TACCGCTGA
- the LOC118059118 gene encoding uncharacterized protein — protein sequence MANQAGASSSTPLEPVFEDDENDMYGAGSGWVEARTSCDHLAFLSSDLAHIPTPDTPCNRCQHPSENWLCLSCKDVLCSRFVNKHMLQHFHQTSHCLALSYSDLSVWCFVCDSYLDARVIMQLKPVSETAYILKFGEAPPCRSVECSKGNQADGGTSSDS from the exons ATGGCAAATCAAGCTGGTGCCTCTTCCTCTACTCCTCTG GAGCCGGTATTTGAAGATGACGAGAACGATATGTACGGTGCCGGATCGGGTTGGGTCGAAGCCCGAACATCGTGTGATCACTTGGCCTTTCTGTCTTCTGATCTTGCTCACATACCAACTCCCGATACTCCTTGCAACAG GTGCCAACATCCAAGTGAGAACTGGTTATGCTTGTCGTGTAAGGATGTACTTTGCAGCCGTTTTGTGAACAAGCATATGTTGCAACATTTTCATCAAACCAGCCATTGTTTGGCTCTCAGTTACAG TGATCTATCGGTTTGGTGTTTTGTTTGCGACTCGTATCTAGATGCTCGAGTGATTATGCAGCTGAAACCTGTTTCTGAGACTGCTTATATATTGAAATTTGGTGAGGCGCCTCCATGTCGTTCGGTTGAATGTTCAAAGGGTAATCAAGCCGACGGTGGTACATCATCAGACAGTTAA
- the LOC118059117 gene encoding FAD-linked sulfhydryl oxidase ERV1 → MSDNPLQHLFQKVSNCIQTHLANFTGQPQNPSSSTSKNTIFSLSPPSSHLSSKIYPANTDTSSVQPKDVPNKGKSAAPVTKEELGRATWTFLHTLAAQYPEHPTRQQKKDVKELMAILSRMYPCQECADHFKEVLRVNPVQAGSHAEFSQWLCHVHNVVNRSLGKLVFPCERVDARWGKLECEHRACDLQGTTNFDED, encoded by the exons ATGTCTGACAATCCATTGCAGCATCTCTTTCAAAAAGTCTCAAATTGCATCCAAACACATTTGGCTAATTTCACAGGCCAACCTCAGAACCCATCTTCATCCACGAGCAAAAACACCATCTTCTCTCTCTCCCCGCCTTCATCACATCTATCATCCAAAATATACCCAGCAAACACAGACACTTCCTCTGTCCAGCCTAAAGACGTTCCTAACAAG GGAAAGTCTGCTGCTCCTGTGACTAAAGAAGAGCTTGGAAGAGCTACTTGGACTTTCCTGCACACGCTTGCTGCCCAG TATCCTGAACATCCAACTAGACAGCAAAAGAAGGACGTAAAAGAACTG ATGGCAATTTTATCTCGGATGTACCCTTGCCAGGAATGTGCAGATCACTTTAAAGAAGTTCTAAG AGTAAATCCTGTACAGGCCGGATCTCATGCAGAGTTCTCGCAATGGCTGTGCCATGTGCATAATGTAGTTAATAGAAG CCTTGGTAAACTAGTATTCCCCTGTGAACGAGTTGATGCAAGGTGGGGCAAGCTCGAATGTGAGCACCGTGCATGTGATCTACAAGGAACTACAAATTTCGATGAAGATTAA
- the LOC118059119 gene encoding probable polyamine transporter At3g19553 — protein MGGEGTDAENKAKTSPKLTLLPLIALIFYDVSGGPFGVEDSVRAGGGPLLSLLGFLIFPLIWSIPEALVTAELATSFPGNGGYVIWISSAFGPFWGFQEGFWKWFSGVMDNALYPVLFLDYLKHSFPIFNQSIARIPALLGITVSLTYLNYRGLHIVGFSAVSLAVFSLCPFVVMGLLSIPRIRPKQWLVVDFKKVDWRGYFNCMFWNLNYWDKASTLAGEVENPSKTFPKALFGAVILVVSSYLIPLLASTGALKSPSSQWSDGYFAEVGMLIGGVWLKWWIQAAAAMSNLGLFEAEMSGDAFQLLGMSEMGMLPSIFASRSKYGTPTFSILCSATGVIFLSWMSFQEILEFLNFLYAIGMLLEFAAFIKLRIKKPELHRPYKVPLQTFGAALLCLPPALLLVLVMCLASTRTFLVSGVVILLGFLLYPTLVLAKDRKWARFDTEEPGLPSNTSREEHSVFRHPHQQVADEASVSLLSDLPSTELGQESCEVLVEGVLKSE, from the exons ATGGGTGGAGAGGGAACTGACGCAGAGAACAAAGCTAAAACAAGTCCAAAACTAACACTATTGCCTCTTATTGCTCTGATATTCTATGATGTATCGGGAGGTCCATTTGGTGTAGAGGATTCTGTGAGGGCTGGAGGTGGTCCTTTATTGTCTTTGCTTGGTTTCTTGATATTCCCTTTAATTTGGAGTATACCAGAAGCTCTAGTCACAGCAGAGCTTGCCACAAGTTTCCCTGGGAATGGTGGGTATGTTATTTGGATATCTTCAGCTTTTGGTCCCTTCTGGGGTTTCCAAGAAGGATTTTGGAAATGGTTTAGTGGGGTTATGGATAATGCCCTTTACCCTGTGTTGTTTCTTGATTACTTGAAACATTCATTTCCTATTTTTAACCAATCAATAGCTCGAATTCCTGCTCTTTTAGGCATTACAGTTTCTTTGACATATTTGAATTACAGAGGTCTACATATTGTTGGATTTTCAGCAGTTTCCCTTGCTGTTTTTTCACTTTGTCCATTTGTTGTAATGGGTCTTCTTTCCATTCCTCGAATTAGGCCTAAACAATGGCTAGTTGTAGATTTTAAGAAAGTAGATTGGAGGGGATATTTTAATTGCATGTTTTGGAACCTGAATTATTGGGATAAGGCTAGTACTCTAGCAGGGGAGGTTGAAAACCCTAGCAAGACATTCCCAAAGGCACTTTTTGGCGCTGTGATTTTGGTGGTTTCTTCGTACTTAATTCCACTTCTTGCTAGCACGGGGGCATTGAAGTCGCCTTCTAGTCAATGGAGTGATGGGTACTTTGCAGAAGTTGGGATGTTGATTGGAGGGGTTTGGCTCAAATGGTGGATCCAAGCAGCTGCTGCTATGTCTAACTTGGGATTGTTTGAAGCAGAAATGAGTGGTGATGCTTTTCAACTTCTTGGTATGAGTGAGATGGGAATGCTTCCATCTATATTTGCTTCAAG GTCCAAATATGGAACTCCCACCTTTAGCATTTTGTGCTCTGCTACTGGAGTAATCTTCCTGTCTTGGATGAGCTTTCAGGAAATCCTGGAATTTCTGAACTTCTTATATGCTATAGGAATGCTCCTTGAGTTTGCGGCTTTCATAAAATTGAGGATAAAGAAGCCAGAACTCCATAGGCCTTATAAAGTTCCCCTGCAAACATTTGGTGCAGCACTGCTTTGCCTGCCTCCTGCATTGTTACTTGTTCTGGTTATGTGTCTGGCTTCTACGCGGACATTCTTAGTTAGTGGTGTGGTTATTCTTCTGGGGTTCCTCTTGTATCCGACTTTAGTTCTTGCCAAGGACAGGAAATGGGCCAGATTTGATACAGAAGAACCGGGATTGCCTTCCAATACATCACGGGAAGAGCACTCGGTTTTCCGACATCCGCATCAGCAGGTAGCAGATGAGGCTTCAGTCAGCCTTCTTTCTGATTTGCCATCAACCGAACTGGGCCAGGAAAGCTGTGAAGTTTTGGTGGAAGGAGTTCTAAAATCCGAATGA
- the LOC118059120 gene encoding uncharacterized protein encodes MTVSNQMSMRINTLELKSLIVKKIGRQRADKYFYQLTGLLNLKITKCEFDKFFVGIIGRENIPLHNRLIQSILKNACCSKVPPSKSAKRAGSNLTVTNGYQKNSLQSLYGDAFPSSPRKGRSPVNRDCKFRDRPSPLGPLGKPQSVECEELNARGQEQQSATELLSLGSRPPVEVASVEEGEEVDQMAGSPSVQSRSPVTAPLGISMNFGSRKALSNASLCNNHLKRTCLNSGELPDTRSLRSRLEQKLEMEGIGASLDCVNLLNNGLDAYLKRLIEPCMALAGSRHGKEYLKKASGQFIPGLNEMLPGKYMQRETKSVYASMLDFRVSMESNPQILGEDWPTQLEKISLHGFEG; translated from the coding sequence ATGACCGTGTCCAATCAAATGTCTATGCGAATTAATACTTTAGAGCTCAAATCCTTGATTGTTAAAAAGATTGGGCGGCAAAGAGCAGATAAATACTTTTATCAGCTCACAGGATTGCTTAATTTAAAGATTACCAAGTGTGAATTTGATAAGTTTTTTGTTGGGATTATTGGCAGAGAGAATATCCCTCTTCATAACCGCCTTATTCAATCCATTCTCAAGAATGCTTGCTGTTCAAAAGTTCCACCATCCAAAAGTGCTAAAAGAGCAGGAAGTAACCTCACTGTTACAAATGGATATCAGAAAAATAGTCTTCAATCACTCTATGGGGATGCCTTTCCTTCTTCCCCACGCAAGGGAAGGTCCCCTGTTAATCGAGATTGCAAGTTTAGGGACCGCCCAAGTCCTCTGGGCCCTCTTGGAAAGCCTCAAAGTGTAGAATGTGAGGAATTGAATGCAAGGGGACAAGAACAGCAGAGTGCAACAGAGTTGCTTTCACTTGGTAGTAGACCTCCAGTGGAAGTTGCTTCTGTGGAAGAGGGAGAAGAGGTTGATCAGATGGCAGGAAGCCCCAGTGTTCAGAGTAGAAGCCCGGTCACTGCTCCTCTTGGTATTTCCATGAATTTTGGATCTCGGAAAGCTCTTTCAAATGCTTCTTTATGCAATAATCACCTTAAAAGGACTTGTCTGAACAGTGGTGAACTACCTGATACTAGATCATTAAGAAGTCGGTTGGAGCAAAAGTTGGAGATGGAGGGCATTGGTGCGTCTTTGGACTGTGTTAACCTGTTGAATAACGGGTTAGATGCGTATTTAAAGAGGTTGATTGAGCCTTGTATGGCTTTAGCTGGTTCGAGGCATGGAAAGGAGTACTTGAAAAAGGCAAGTGGTCAGTTCATTCCTGGTTTGAATGAGATGTTACCGGGGAAATACATGCAAAGAGAGACAAAATCAGTCTATGCATCCATGTTGGATTTTCGTGTCTCAATGGAGTCAAATCCCCAGATACTCGGAGAGGATTGGCCCACACAACTCGAGAAAATCTCCTTGCACGGGTTTGAAGGGTGA
- the LOC118059121 gene encoding uncharacterized protein — MASNEMYSRIDTLELKSLILKKIGHQRADKYFDELTRLFSLKITKCEFDKLCIRIIGRENIPLHNRLIRSILKNACLGKVPPPKGVRRAGSNLTVKTTNGHQRNYLQSLYRDAFPSSPRKGRSPVNRDRKFRDRPSPLGPLGKPQSMACEELNSRAQEQQSATELHSLGSRPPIEVASVEEGEEVEQMAVSPGVQSRSPVTAPFGISLNPGGSRKALSNISIGSNYIPENCLNSGELPDTRSLRSRLERKLEIEGIGVSMDCVNVLNIGLDAYLKRLIEPCMALAGARCDSEQLKRANGQFIPGLKETLPGRYVKRQTESVNASMLDFRVAMESNPQILGEDWPVQLEKISLCGFEE; from the coding sequence ATGGCATCGAATGAAATGTATAGTAGAATTGATACTTTAGAGCTCAAGTCTTTGATTCTTAAAAAGATTGGACATCAAAGAGCTGATAAATACTTTGATGAGCTTACACGATTGTTTAGTTTGAAGATTACCAAATGTGAATTTGATAAGCTTTGTATTAGGATAATTGGTAGAGAAAATATCCCTCTTCACAACCGCCTTATTAGATCTATTCTCAAGAATGCTTGCCTTGGAAAAGTTCCACCACCCAAAGGTGTAAGAAGAGCAGGAAGCAACCTTACTGTCAAAACCACAAATGGACATCAGAGAAATTATCTCCAGTCACTTTACAGGGACGCCTTTCCCTCTTCCCCTCGCAAGGGAAGATCACCTGTTAATCGAGATCGCAAGTTTAGGGACCGTCCAAGTCCTCTGGGCCCACTTGGTAAGCCCCAAAGCATGGCATGTGAGGAATTGAATTCAAGGGCCCAAGAGCAGCAAAGCGCAACAGAATTGCATTCACTTGGTAGCAGACCTCCAATTGAAGTTGCTTCTGTGGAAGAGGGAGAAGAGGTTGAGCAGATGGCAGTAAGCCCTGGTGTTCAAAGTAGAAGTCCGGTTACTGCTCCTTTTGGTATTTCGCTGAATCCGGGTGGATCTCGCAAAGCTCTTTCAAATATTTCTATAGGGAGCAATTACATTCCAGAGAACTGTCTAAACAGTGGAGAGCTGCCAGACACTAGATCATTAAGAAGTCGTTTGGAGCGGAAGTTAGAGATTGAGGGCATTGGTGTGTCTATGGACTGTGTTAACGTGCTAAATATAGGGTTGGATGCGTATTTGAAGAGGTTGATTGAGCCTTGCATGGCTCTAGCTGGCGCAAGGTGTGATAGTGAACAGTTGAAAAGGGCAAATGGCCAGTTCATTCCTGGTCTGAAGGAAACATTACCTGGGAGATATGTAAAGAGACAGACAGAATCAGTAAATGCATCTATGTTGGATTTTCGTGTTGCAATGGAGTCAAATCCACAAATACTCGGGGAGGACTGGCCTGTGCAACTTGAAAAAATCTCCTTGTGTGGTTTTGAAGAGTGA
- the LOC118059122 gene encoding uncharacterized protein, producing MSGSLMRNSTIPRLLRIHTITDPALATTTTVHSILRQQHQTRRAYFDFSNFFKRSREYNELSPSSLLTSSFSSKAGTSEFSKFGFVGWYLGMVKSRPVLTKSATSSLIYIAADLSSQTMSLPSSEAYDLVRILRMAGYGFLILGPSLHFWFNFVSKIFPKRDLMTTFKKIIMGQTIYGPIMTVVFFSSNACLQGENSAEIIARLKRDLLPTMINGVMYWPVCDFVTFKFTPVHLQPLVSNSFSYLWTVYMTYMASLDKAGSSS from the exons ATGAGCGGCTCCTTAATGAGAAACTCCACCATCCCCCGCTTGCTACGCATCCACACCATCACAGACCCAGCATTAGCGACAACAACAACAGTTCATTCGATTCTCAGACAACAACATCAGACAAGAAGAGCTTACTTTgatttctcaaatttttttaagagatcaaGAGAATACAATGAGCTCTCTCCTTCTTCGCTTTTgacctcttctttctcttcaaaGGCTGGAACCTCTGAGTTTTCcaaatttgggtttgttggttGGTACCTCGGGATGGTTAAGTCACGACCTGTTTTGACTAAAAGTGCAACTTCTTCTCTTATTTACATTGCTGCTGACTTGTCGTCTCAG ACAATGTCACTGCCAAGTTCGGAAGCTTATGATCTGGTGAGGATATTGCGCATGGCTGGATATGGGTTTCTGATATTAGGACCATCATTGCATTTTTGGTTCAACTTCGTGTCGAAGATCTTTCCTAAACGAGATCTAATGACaacatttaagaaaattatcatGGGTCAGACCATCTATGGACCTATCATGACTGTTGTTTTCTTCTCATCGAATGCATGCTTACAGG GTGAGAACAGTGCCGAGATTATTGCCCGGTTGAAGCGAGATTTATTGCCTACAATGATAAACGGCGTTATGTACTGGCCTGTATGTGATTTTGTCACGTTCAAATTCACTCCCGTCCATTTACAG CCCCTGGTGAGCAACTCTTTTTCATATCTATGGACTGTCTACATGACATATATGGCAAGTCTAGATAAAGCAGGCTCCTCCAGCTGA